A window from Bubalus kerabau isolate K-KA32 ecotype Philippines breed swamp buffalo chromosome 5, PCC_UOA_SB_1v2, whole genome shotgun sequence encodes these proteins:
- the SLC3A2 gene encoding amino acid transporter heavy chain SLC3A2, which translates to MDREPHEPSAGVISVPNQPPSEPSGPGPQVPSAGGDSGTMSQDTEVDMKEVELNELEPEKQPMNAASGAAMAVVVAGGTEKNGLVKIKVADDEADAAAEAKFTGLSKEELLKVAGSPAWVRTRWALLLLFWLGWLGMLAGAVVIIVQAPRCRELPEQRWWHKGALYRIGDLRAFLGQEAGNLADLKERLDYLSTLKVKGFVLGPIHKNQEDDLTETNLEQIDPIFGSKEDFESLLHSAKKKSIRVILDLTPNYKGQNPWFQSIQIDTVAIKMKEALRFWLQTGVDGFQVRDVQNLTNPSSFLAEWQNITKSVSDDRLLIAGTDSSDLQQILRLLEPTKDLLLTSSYLSHSSLTGNHTNFLVTQYLDAFGSNWCSWSVSQAGLLTSFVSPQLLRLYQLLLFTLPGTPVFSYGDEIGLEGAGLPGQPVKAPVMLWDESSFPNTSASINISMTVKGQSEDPKSLLSLFRWLSDQRGKERSLLHGDFYDLSSGPDLFSYIRQWDQNERFLVVLNFGDVGQLARLRASSLPTGTSLPARVDLLLSTQPGREEGTSLELEHLNLQPHEGLLLRFPYVA; encoded by the exons GCACCATGAGCCAGGACACAGAGGTGGACATGAAGGAAGTGGAACTGAACGAGCTGGAACCCGAGAAGCAGCCGATGAACGCGGCGTCTGGGGCGGCGATGGCCGTGGTCGTGGCGGGCGGCACCGAGAAGAATGGTCTGGTTAAGATCAAGGTGGCTGACGACGAGGCGGACGCGGCGGCCGAGGCCAAGTTCACGGGCCTGTCTAAAGAGGAACTGCTGAAGGTGGCGGGCAGCCCCGCCTGGGTACGCACCCGCTGGGCGCTGCTGCTGCTCTTCTGGCTCGGCTGGCTGGGCATGCTGGCCGGCGCCGTGGTCATCATCGTGCAGGCGCCACGCTGCCGCGAGCTGCCAGAGCAGAGATGGTGGCACAAGGGCGCCCTCTACCGCATTGGAGACCTTCGGGCCTTCCTGGGCCAAGAGGCAGGCAACCTAGCGG ACCTAAAGGAGCGGCTCGATTACTTAAGCACCCTGAAGGTGAAGGGTTTTGTGTTGGGCCCAATTCATAAGAACCAGGAGGATGACCTCACAGAGACCAACTTGGAACAAATCGACCCCATTTTTGGCTCCAAGGAAGATTTTGAGAGTCTCCTGCACTCGGCCAAGAAGAAGA GCATCCGGGTCATCCTGGACCTCACTCCCAACTACAAGGGCCAGAACCCTTGGTTTCAATCCATTCAGATTGACACTGTGGCCATCAAAATGAAG GAAGCTCTGAGGTTTTGGCTGCAGACCGGTGTGGACGGGTTTCAGGTCCGGGACGTGCAGAATCTGACA AATCCGTCTTCATTCTTAGCTGAGTGGCAGAACATCACTAAGAGCGTCAGTGATGATCG GCTCTTGATTGCAGGCACAGACTCCTCCGACCTTCAGCAGATCCTGAGGCTACTTGAACCCACCAAGGACCTGTTGTTGACTAGCTCTTACCTGTCACACTCCAGCTTAACTGGGAATCATACAAATTTCCTGGTTACCCAATATCTGGACGCCTTTGGCAGCAACTGGTGCAGCTGGAGT GTGTCTCAGGCGGGGCTCCTGACTTCCTTTGTGTCACCCCAACTCCTCCGACTCTACCAGCTGCTGCTCTTCACCCTGCCGGGGACCCCAGTGTTCAGCTATGGAGACGAGATTGGCCTGGAGGGAGCTGGCCTTCCTGGACAG CCTGTGAAGGCCCCGGTCATGCTGTGGGATGaatccagctttcccaacacctcAGCATCTATAAACATCAGCATGACTGTGAAG GGCCAGAGTGAGGACCCTAAATCCCTCCTCTCCCTTTTCCGCTGGCTGAGTGATCAGCGGGGTAAGGAACGCTCCCTGCTGCATGGAGACTTCTACGATCTCTCTTCGGGGCCTGACCTCTTCTCCTACATCCGCCAGTGGGACCAGAACGAGCGTTTCCTCGTAGTGCTCAACTTTGGGGATGTGGGCCAACTGGCCAGGCTGCGGGCCTCCAGCCTGCCCACCGGCACCAGCTTGCCAGCCAGGGTGGATCTGCTGCTCAGCACCCAGCCAGGCCGTGAGGAGGGCACCTCCCTTGAGCTGGAGCACCTGAACCTACAACCTCATGAGGGGCTGCTGCTCCGCTTCCCCTACGTGGCCTGA